TGCCAAGCGGGCACCGGGGACGCTGCGCTCATCCCGGCCGAGATCCGCTCACGAGCCAACGTTTCGGTCCGGGAGGGGCCGGCCCGGGCCGTAACCCCAGGCCAGGATCCGAACGCCCCCGAGACCCTGCTCCGCCTAGCCGCCGAGCACCAGGACTGGGTGCGGCGGGAGGGGATCGATCTCTACCACGCCACCACGCCCGTGCTTGTGGAACTGCCGGTATTTCCTCGATGGGACGTGTGTCCGATGGTGGCCAGCTTCTACGACGCCATACCGCTGCTCTATCCGGACCAGTATCTTCCCGGCCCCGCCGTCCGGGAGACATACGCACGGGGGCTGGAGTTCCTCCGGAGCGCCACCCGGGTCCTTGCCATCTCGGAGTCCGCGCGGAGAGACGCCTCCCTGCACCTCGGGATCCGGGCGGACAAGATCGACGTGGCTCCTCCCGTCGCCGAGCCATGCTTCCGGCCCCTGGCGGACGACGAGGTCGGGGCCACCTTGCGGGGCCTCCGCCAGCGTGTCCCCCTGCCCTCGCGCTACGCGCTGGCGGTGGTGGCCGTTCATTACTCCAAGAACCTGGACACGCTCTTCCGAGCCTATTCGCTGCTGGATCCCCGCCTGCGCGAGCTTCTGCCCCTGGTCGTCTGCTGCGACCTGGATGGCCCCCAGGACGCAGGCCTCCGGACCCTCGTCGATGCGGCAGGAATTGCGGACGACGTCGTGGCCACGGGCTTCGTGAGCGACGACGAGCTGGCCGCGCTCTACAACGCCGCCACCATGGTGCTTCACCCTTCCCGGCAGGAGGGCTTCGGACTGCCCGTGCTGGAGGCCATGCACTGCGGCAAGCCCGTGATCGCCGCCCGGGCGGGCGCTCTGCCCGAGGTCGGGGGCGAGGCCGTGCTGCTGCTCGGCCCTGACGACGCGGAGGCCTGGGCGCGCGCGATCGAGGAGCTGTACCGCGACCCCGGTCGCCGGCGAGAAATGGGCGACCGTGGCCGCGCCCGCGCGGAAGAATTCTCCCCCCGACGACTCGGCGAGGCGACGCTAGCCACTTATGGGCGAGCGGCCGCTGCCCCCGGTTGGGCGGCCGACTCCCGGAGGCGGGTGGCCGTGTGGACGCCCTTTCCACCGCAGGCGAGCGGGGTTGCGGACTACAGCTTGGAGCTGCTGGACGAGCTGCGGCGTGAGTGTGACCTGGAGGTCTTCGTGGACGACGGAGTGCTGCCCTCCGCGGCTCTCCTCGCCCGCTACGCGGTCCACCATTTCCGCGCCTTCCCTCGCCGTCACGCCTTGGCGCCCTTCGACACGATCGTCTACCAGGTCGGGGCCTCGCCCTTCCACCTCTATATGCAGGACGCCTTGCGCGAGTGGCCAGGCATCGTCGTTCTGCATGACCTCGCATGGAGCTATCTCCGGCTCTGGCATCGCCGGCAGAGCAGTGACGAGGCGGGATTCGAGGGCGAGCTGGGCGCCCTGGAGGGCGAGGAGGCCCTACGCGAGTATCGGGCAATCGTGGGTGGAAGCGGCGCCCACCGGCCACTCGACGTCTTCCTCGACGACCATCTCATGCTGGGGGATGTGGTCGCTCGCAGTCGGGCTCAGGTCGTGCTGCTCGAGAGCGTGGGCCGCGAACTCGAGCGTCGCTATCCAAAGGCACGCCCCTACCTGGTTCCCATGGGAGTGGCCGACCCCTACCGGGGACGGCCGGCCCTGGAGGCCTCCCAGGCCCGCTCGAGTCTCGGGATCGGCTCCGGGACCTTCGTGGTGGGGGCCCTAGGCATCCTCAGCGCGACCAAGAGGCTCGCGGAGTGTGTCCGGGCTTTCCGTGAGGTAGTGGACCACCATGATGACTCCCTGTTGCTTTTCGTGGGGCTCTGGTATGAGGCCTCTTTCCAGAGGGAGCTGGCCGACCTGGTTGGGCAGCTGGGCCTGGGGCCTCGCGTGCGCTTTGCCGGGCACGTGCCCGCCCCTGAGTTCCGGGCCCACCTCCTCTCCTGCGACGTCGTTCTGAGCCTCCGGCACCCTTGCAAGAAGGAGATCTCGGCCAGCCTCATGCGCGCTATTGCGGCCGGCAAGCCCGTAGTGGTGAGCGACGTGCGGGAGTGGTCGCACCTGCCCCGGGAGTTCTGCTGGCGGGTGCCGACGGGCAGCGCGGAGGTCGGAGTCCTGGCCGCCCAGCTGCGCGTGCTGGCGGCCGATCCGGCGCTGCGGGCGTCGATGGGGGCGCGAGCGCGCGCCTACTTTGAGGAGCAGGGCACCGTGCAGGGCATGGCCAGCGGGTACCTGCGGGTCATCGACGCCGTCTGCGCGCCTGCTGCCATGACCGCATGAGCCGACGCCTGGGCTTCAACAAGGCCTGCGAGATCGAGGACTTCGCCGACCCGGAGCTGGCCTCCGTCATCCGTGACGTCTGTCGGCACAAACTCGTCCGTTTCCCCAGCCTCCCGGACGGCGTAGAGCACTCCAAGGACTGGGAGGAGGCCATGGCCATCCGGGCCCTGCGGGAGTTCGGCGCCCTCCGCCCGGATAGCCGGATCCTCGGCGTGGCCGCGGGCAAGGAGGACACTCTCTTCTATCTGACTCGGCACGTGCACCAGGTCTTCGCCACGGACCTCTACATGTGGTCCGGCGACTGGAGCTCGACGTCACCCCTCTCCATGCTCGTGCAGCCGGAGCTGGCGGCGCCTTACGCCTGCGACCCCAACCGCCTCGTTGTCCAGCACATGGACGCCCGCAGCCTGCGCTTCCCGGACGACACCTTCGACGGCATCTTCTCCTCCTGCGCCATCGAGCACTTCGGCGATCTGCAGGACATTGCGAGCGCCGCTTATGAGATGGGGCGGGTGCTGAAGCCGGGGGGCCTGCTCGCCATCTCCACCACCATCAAGCTTGGCGGCCCCCCGGGGGGCATCGGCTGGCCTGGCCAAACCCTGATCTTCCCGCGCGAGCACTTGCAGCGCTACATTGTCGAGGCCAGCGGGCTCGAGGCGGTGGATGAGCTGCACACCGAGGTCTCGGAGGAGACCCTGTCCACCGGGCGGGACCTCGTGCGCGCGGTTCTGGACTACCGCGCCCGACTGGACGAGAAGGGTGAGGCCGGGCGGGAGACAGAGTACGCGCTGTGGGACTTCCCCATGGTCGTGCTGGCCGTGGAAGGGTACGTCTTCACCTCCGTCCATTTGGCCCTGCGCAAGACGGAGCGCCATCCGCTGGTTGCCAATGACTGGGCGCGTCCCTCGGCCGCGACGCAGGAGGCGATCCGGCGCACGAACCGAGACCTGGTCAGCCGAGCCCTACGTGCCTTCGCCCCCGCCCCGGAAGAGAAGGGGGACGGAAAAGCAGCCGCCCCCGTCGCTCCCACGCCCCCCCTAGCGGCACCCCCACCCGCCCCGCCCCCCGGACTCTTCGAACGTCCCTGGGAAGAGCGCAACGGGCAGGCCCAGACCCGCCTCACGGAAGCGCGGCATTTGGAAAGCGAAGCCGCGCGTCTAGGGCAGGAGCATTTGGAGCGTGCCTCCGCGCTGGAACGAACGGTGGCCGAGATCGATGATGCCCTCTCCCTGATCGGCAAGGTGCTTGGGGGGGAGGAGGGGGTGCGGGCATCCGCCCGCGCCCGCGCGCACCCGTCCCCC
Above is a window of Vicinamibacteria bacterium DNA encoding:
- a CDS encoding FkbM family methyltransferase, giving the protein MSRRLGFNKACEIEDFADPELASVIRDVCRHKLVRFPSLPDGVEHSKDWEEAMAIRALREFGALRPDSRILGVAAGKEDTLFYLTRHVHQVFATDLYMWSGDWSSTSPLSMLVQPELAAPYACDPNRLVVQHMDARSLRFPDDTFDGIFSSCAIEHFGDLQDIASAAYEMGRVLKPGGLLAISTTIKLGGPPGGIGWPGQTLIFPREHLQRYIVEASGLEAVDELHTEVSEETLSTGRDLVRAVLDYRARLDEKGEAGRETEYALWDFPMVVLAVEGYVFTSVHLALRKTERHPLVANDWARPSAATQEAIRRTNRDLVSRALRAFAPAPEEKGDGKAAAPVAPTPPLAAPPPAPPPGLFERPWEERNGQAQTRLTEARHLESEAARLGQEHLERASALERTVAEIDDALSLIGKVLGGEEGVRASARARAHPSPAASRSAVPEGRRQWTTNHVRLEGGPEFEVVIDPASKDAFTVAYAAGAGPLLNETLVRLMLDLVRAGDVVVDLGAHLGSFALPAAAVGCRVLAVEAAPQSAALLQASATRNGFRNLKVIQAAAAAAPGSLEFCPRGPHGHVATPLIPLPTIAVPAVTVDELLLELGWGPVAFVKMDIEGSEIGALRGMSRVLGSQDAPSILYESNGHTLAFQGATPEHLRVELESRGYQSWLVEPRRLVRLVGTEFQPQTLVDCLAIKQWPERLNGRHREGGLTVEEKIARIVADCRDPNEDLRVYMARALAEAGPLRTYPAVREALTGLLNDGMPSVRAACAWWSSAEEQDG
- a CDS encoding glycosyltransferase, encoding MRVGIDYSFLRLGRRALKRGVCRYTNRQLIEVLREDRSNEYVLLCQAGTGDAALIPAEIRSRANVSVREGPARAVTPGQDPNAPETLLRLAAEHQDWVRREGIDLYHATTPVLVELPVFPRWDVCPMVASFYDAIPLLYPDQYLPGPAVRETYARGLEFLRSATRVLAISESARRDASLHLGIRADKIDVAPPVAEPCFRPLADDEVGATLRGLRQRVPLPSRYALAVVAVHYSKNLDTLFRAYSLLDPRLRELLPLVVCCDLDGPQDAGLRTLVDAAGIADDVVATGFVSDDELAALYNAATMVLHPSRQEGFGLPVLEAMHCGKPVIAARAGALPEVGGEAVLLLGPDDAEAWARAIEELYRDPGRRREMGDRGRARAEEFSPRRLGEATLATYGRAAAAPGWAADSRRRVAVWTPFPPQASGVADYSLELLDELRRECDLEVFVDDGVLPSAALLARYAVHHFRAFPRRHALAPFDTIVYQVGASPFHLYMQDALREWPGIVVLHDLAWSYLRLWHRRQSSDEAGFEGELGALEGEEALREYRAIVGGSGAHRPLDVFLDDHLMLGDVVARSRAQVVLLESVGRELERRYPKARPYLVPMGVADPYRGRPALEASQARSSLGIGSGTFVVGALGILSATKRLAECVRAFREVVDHHDDSLLLFVGLWYEASFQRELADLVGQLGLGPRVRFAGHVPAPEFRAHLLSCDVVLSLRHPCKKEISASLMRAIAAGKPVVVSDVREWSHLPREFCWRVPTGSAEVGVLAAQLRVLAADPALRASMGARARAYFEEQGTVQGMASGYLRVIDAVCAPAAMTA